One Patescibacteria group bacterium DNA segment encodes these proteins:
- a CDS encoding class II fructose-bisphosphate aldolase family protein translates to MLARLRDLIEKAREEVYALGAFNTCNLEMTQGIIRAASSMKSPLVVQVSETTISYAGLKAITRIVRSVVETEGKDAPIALHLDHGRSFRSIVECIKAGFSSVQIDAADLSFEENVALTRQVVEFAHSKDIFVQGELGTIPGLHGQSKNNHKNHAIEYTDPLQAKEYVQRTDIDSLAVSVGTSHGLYRTEIRFDILDEIRSLVDIPLVLHGASGETRQDVRKAIQSGVNNINIDTELRFAFIKALKDFFLKDKEEIDPRKVLACGRDAVQKVVEEKLDLVGSVGQARLIV, encoded by the coding sequence ATGTTAGCCAGACTTAGAGATTTAATTGAAAAAGCGCGGGAGGAGGTTTATGCCTTAGGTGCGTTTAATACCTGCAATTTGGAGATGACCCAAGGGATTATTCGCGCCGCCTCTAGTATGAAATCTCCCCTTGTGGTTCAGGTTTCTGAAACGACCATTAGCTACGCAGGCTTGAAGGCAATTACGCGGATTGTGCGGAGCGTAGTGGAAACGGAGGGGAAGGATGCGCCTATTGCTTTACACCTTGACCATGGTCGGAGTTTTCGCTCCATCGTGGAATGTATTAAAGCGGGCTTTTCCTCCGTGCAAATTGACGCGGCGGATTTAAGCTTTGAAGAGAATGTGGCTCTCACCCGTCAGGTGGTGGAATTCGCCCATTCCAAGGATATTTTCGTGCAGGGTGAACTGGGCACTATCCCGGGATTACACGGACAATCAAAGAATAATCATAAGAACCATGCTATCGAATATACTGATCCCCTGCAGGCGAAGGAATATGTGCAACGGACAGATATAGATTCTTTGGCTGTTTCCGTGGGCACTTCTCATGGTCTCTACCGCACGGAGATCAGATTTGATATTTTGGACGAAATCAGGAGCTTAGTGGATATTCCTTTAGTTTTGCATGGCGCTTCCGGAGAAACGCGTCAAGATGTCAGGAAGGCAATTCAAAGCGGCGTGAATAATATTAATATTGATACAGAACTTCGTTTTGCTTTCATTAAAGCTTTAAAGGATTTTTTCTTAAAGGATAAAGAGGAAATTGATCCTCGGAAAGTTCTCGCTTGTGGTCGTGATGCTGTCCAGAAAGTAGTAGAAGAGAAATTGGATTTAGTTGGCAGTGTGGGTCAGGCTCGTTTAATAGTTTAA
- the tpiA gene encoding triose-phosphate isomerase, with amino-acid sequence MPNGAKKNLIVGNWKMQTFLKEGRELARTLEGEITGEEGEIVICPPFTQLAIVKANIHKIHLGAQDLFWETEGAYTGEISGRMLQEIGCEYVIVGHSERRKYLGETDAMINKKMLAAFGSGLVPILCVGESLEQKEKDKTLEIVEKQLLFSFAGVNAPDNFVIAYEPIWAIGTGQTMEPKEAEIVARYLRQLISKRYSESVASQGKMLYGGSVDGQNVVHFAQQENIDGILVGGASVDAAEFIKIVKAVGR; translated from the coding sequence ATGCCTAATGGCGCGAAAAAAAATCTCATCGTGGGTAATTGGAAAATGCAAACCTTTTTAAAGGAGGGGAGAGAATTAGCGCGTACGCTAGAGGGTGAAATTACAGGAGAAGAAGGGGAAATTGTGATTTGTCCTCCTTTCACGCAGTTAGCGATTGTAAAGGCGAATATCCATAAAATTCATTTGGGCGCGCAGGATCTATTTTGGGAAACAGAGGGGGCTTATACAGGCGAAATTTCCGGGAGGATGCTTCAAGAAATTGGCTGCGAATATGTGATTGTCGGTCATTCGGAGAGAAGGAAATATCTTGGCGAGACTGACGCAATGATTAACAAAAAGATGCTTGCGGCTTTTGGGAGCGGTTTGGTACCTATTCTGTGCGTGGGCGAGAGTCTGGAGCAAAAAGAGAAAGACAAAACTTTAGAGATTGTTGAAAAGCAGTTGCTCTTCTCTTTCGCCGGGGTCAATGCGCCCGATAATTTTGTTATTGCCTATGAGCCGATATGGGCTATTGGCACGGGACAAACGATGGAACCGAAGGAAGCGGAAATAGTCGCGCGCTACCTGCGCCAGCTTATATCCAAAAGATATAGCGAGAGCGTTGCCAGTCAAGGTAAAATGTTGTACGGAGGCAGTGTGGATGGGCAAAATGTCGTTCACTTCGCGCAACAAGAGAATATTGATGGGATTTTAGTAGGGGGCGCCAGCGTGGATGCCGCGGAATTTATTAAGATTGTGAAAGCGGTAGGTAGATAA
- the gap gene encoding type I glyceraldehyde-3-phosphate dehydrogenase: protein MKPQNSSPVIDSAKIKIAINGFGRIGRAAFQVSLEKKNLEVVAINDLGDPENLAYLLKYDSVYGRYSKKVEREGDQIKVDGRRYRCYSEKDPTKLPWKTLDVDIVLECTGFFTEREGAEKHLQAGARRVIISAPTKSEDVPTYIIGVNHQEYKKEDLIISNASCTTNALAPLLKVLNDSVGVEKSLMTTVHSYTSTQSLVDSPAAKDFRRGRAAALNMAPSTTGAAIAATKALPALAGKFGGLAVRVPTPCVSLVDLVVLSKKDTKEEEVNKIFTEAAQGSLQGILEVVNEPVVSTDFVRDPHSVIVDLEMTQVVQGNLLKVLGWYDNEWGYSMRLVELAEHIGS, encoded by the coding sequence ATGAAACCACAAAATTCTTCCCCAGTTATTGACTCTGCGAAAATCAAAATTGCGATAAATGGTTTTGGAAGAATTGGTCGGGCTGCTTTTCAGGTCTCTTTAGAAAAGAAAAATTTGGAAGTAGTCGCTATTAACGATTTAGGCGATCCGGAGAACTTAGCCTATCTTTTAAAGTATGATTCGGTTTACGGTCGTTATTCAAAAAAAGTGGAAAGAGAAGGAGACCAAATCAAGGTGGATGGCAGGAGATACAGATGTTACAGTGAAAAAGATCCGACAAAGCTTCCTTGGAAAACTCTGGATGTTGATATTGTTTTGGAATGCACGGGATTTTTCACGGAAAGGGAAGGGGCGGAAAAACATCTCCAAGCGGGAGCTCGAAGGGTGATTATTTCGGCTCCCACCAAGTCTGAAGATGTACCCACCTATATTATCGGCGTGAATCATCAAGAATATAAAAAAGAAGACCTGATTATTTCTAACGCTTCCTGCACAACCAACGCTTTAGCGCCGCTCCTTAAGGTGCTAAACGATTCCGTGGGTGTTGAAAAATCTCTGATGACGACTGTGCATAGCTATACTTCCACCCAGAGTTTGGTGGATAGTCCGGCAGCAAAAGATTTTCGGCGTGGTCGGGCAGCGGCTTTAAATATGGCGCCTTCCACGACTGGCGCCGCCATAGCCGCGACCAAAGCACTGCCTGCTCTCGCGGGGAAATTTGGCGGTTTAGCGGTGAGGGTGCCTACTCCTTGCGTATCTTTGGTGGACTTAGTAGTTTTGTCCAAAAAAGACACCAAAGAAGAAGAAGTGAACAAAATTTTTACTGAAGCCGCGCAAGGTTCCTTGCAAGGCATTTTGGAGGTGGTGAATGAACCGGTCGTGTCTACAGATTTTGTGCGCGACCCCCATTCTGTAATTGTTGATTTGGAAATGACGCAAGTCGTCCAAGGCAACTTGCTTAAAGTGCTGGGTTGGTATGATAATGAATGGGGTTATTCTATGAGATTAGTGGAATTAGCGGAACATATAGGCAGTTAA